Proteins encoded by one window of Bubalus bubalis isolate 160015118507 breed Murrah chromosome 4, NDDB_SH_1, whole genome shotgun sequence:
- the DYDC2 gene encoding DPY30 domain-containing protein 2 isoform X1 gives MFPKPARMETNYLKRCFGNRLAQALAEVAMVQPSDPIEYLAHWLYHYRKTAKAKEKDRQEKIQLQREYENSLKETRMAEMLKQEERAIQEQCEKYRHQLGRRNSAVGTHPHPMPLISIASSLEKTKFMQENTEPLEKEALKQESLPGTSDMIPGMPQQSPSSEPSVSSQVDLNTGTPQEINYQAVQHEIALEIHPGSESPP, from the exons ATGTTTCCGAAGCCCGCCAGGATGGAAACCAATTACCTGAAGAGGTGCTTTGGAAATCGCCTGGCCCAGGCTCTGGCAGAAGTGGCGATGGTTCAGCCCAGTGACCCCATAGAGTACCTGGCTCACTGGCTTTATCATTACAGGAAAACGGcgaaagcaaaagaaaag GATAGACAAGAGAAGATCCAGCTGCAGAGAGAATATGAAAATAGCCTCAAAGAAACCAGAATGGCAGAAATGCTGAAGCAAGAAGAACGTGCAATTCAAGAGCAGTGTGAAAAGTATCGCCACCAGCTAGGGAggagaaactcagcagtgggcacacaCCCACATCCCATG cCACTGATATCTATAGCAAGTTCCTTGGAGAAGACTAAATTCATGCAGGAGAACACAGAACCCCTTGAGAAGGAAGCCTTGAAGCAGGAATCCCTGCCAGGAACTTCCGATATGATTCCAGGAATGCCTCAACAGAGCCCATCTTCAGAGCCATCTGTCTCCAGCCAGGTCGACTTGAACACTGGAACTCCACAAGAAATAAATTACCAGGCTGTTCAGCATGAAATTGCTCTTGAAATTCATCCTGGCTCCGAATCTCCTCCCTAG
- the DYDC2 gene encoding DPY30 domain-containing protein 2 isoform X2, producing METNYLKRCFGNRLAQALAEVAMVQPSDPIEYLAHWLYHYRKTAKAKEKDRQEKIQLQREYENSLKETRMAEMLKQEERAIQEQCEKYRHQLGRRNSAVGTHPHPMPLISIASSLEKTKFMQENTEPLEKEALKQESLPGTSDMIPGMPQQSPSSEPSVSSQVDLNTGTPQEINYQAVQHEIALEIHPGSESPP from the exons ATGGAAACCAATTACCTGAAGAGGTGCTTTGGAAATCGCCTGGCCCAGGCTCTGGCAGAAGTGGCGATGGTTCAGCCCAGTGACCCCATAGAGTACCTGGCTCACTGGCTTTATCATTACAGGAAAACGGcgaaagcaaaagaaaag GATAGACAAGAGAAGATCCAGCTGCAGAGAGAATATGAAAATAGCCTCAAAGAAACCAGAATGGCAGAAATGCTGAAGCAAGAAGAACGTGCAATTCAAGAGCAGTGTGAAAAGTATCGCCACCAGCTAGGGAggagaaactcagcagtgggcacacaCCCACATCCCATG cCACTGATATCTATAGCAAGTTCCTTGGAGAAGACTAAATTCATGCAGGAGAACACAGAACCCCTTGAGAAGGAAGCCTTGAAGCAGGAATCCCTGCCAGGAACTTCCGATATGATTCCAGGAATGCCTCAACAGAGCCCATCTTCAGAGCCATCTGTCTCCAGCCAGGTCGACTTGAACACTGGAACTCCACAAGAAATAAATTACCAGGCTGTTCAGCATGAAATTGCTCTTGAAATTCATCCTGGCTCCGAATCTCCTCCCTAG